The Bryobacteraceae bacterium genome includes a window with the following:
- a CDS encoding haloacid dehalogenase, with translation MQGPQFLLIDADDTLWENNIYFEQAFDEFVEFLSHSSLDAAQIRAVLDEIELANSRIHGYGSLNFGRNLQQCYQKLAEREIRPEDLETVKSFALRILEQPLELIEGVEETLAELSARHDLTLFTKGHPDEQRMKIDRSGLGRYFRHTAIVKEKDRASYEALVRERGLDPARTWMIGNSPKSDVNPALEAGLNAVFVPHARTWTLERTQLRRPGPGRLVVVERFSDLRELF, from the coding sequence ATGCAAGGCCCGCAGTTTCTGCTGATCGACGCCGACGACACGCTCTGGGAGAACAACATCTACTTCGAGCAGGCGTTCGACGAGTTCGTCGAGTTCCTTTCCCACTCGAGCCTGGACGCGGCGCAGATCCGCGCCGTGCTGGACGAAATCGAACTGGCCAACAGCCGCATTCACGGCTACGGATCGCTGAATTTCGGCCGGAATCTGCAGCAGTGCTACCAGAAGCTGGCGGAACGCGAGATCCGGCCCGAGGATCTGGAGACGGTGAAGAGCTTCGCCCTGCGCATTCTGGAGCAGCCGCTCGAGCTGATCGAAGGCGTCGAGGAGACGCTGGCCGAGCTCAGCGCGCGGCACGATCTGACGCTGTTCACCAAAGGGCATCCCGACGAGCAGCGCATGAAGATCGACCGCTCGGGCCTCGGCCGCTACTTCCGGCACACGGCGATCGTGAAGGAGAAGGACCGCGCCTCGTACGAGGCGCTGGTGCGGGAGCGGGGCCTGGATCCGGCGCGCACGTGGATGATCGGCAACTCGCCGAAGTCCGACGTGAATCCGGCGCTGGAAGCGGGGCTGAACGCCGTGTTCGTGCCGCACGCGCGCACCTGGACGCTGGAGCGCACGCAGCTGAGAAGGCCTGGGCCGGGCAGGCTGGTGGTGGTGGAGCGGTTCTCCGACCTGCGCGAGCTGTTCTGA
- the pduO gene encoding cob(I)yrinic acid a,c-diamide adenosyltransferase — MSRTLSWAPYNGNTSLMAENPPFEEPRLALNRIYTKTGDSGETLLASGERVPKDAPRIECYGTVDELNSFVGAAAVTASELAPAAPALDGLVRTLRRVQHELFNLGSILATTPERVHPRQARITEADVAALERDIDSANAVLEPLRSFVLPGGSRLSVELHICRTVCRRAERLLVAAARQERIDPVNLRYLNRLSDALFVWSRWANVQLGVPEVLWSPNESASAQSQGAR; from the coding sequence ATGTCCCGCACGCTCTCCTGGGCTCCCTACAATGGAAATACGTCCCTCATGGCAGAGAATCCCCCTTTTGAAGAACCGCGCCTGGCGCTGAACCGCATCTACACGAAGACGGGCGACTCGGGCGAAACGCTGCTCGCCAGCGGCGAGCGCGTCCCCAAAGACGCTCCCCGCATCGAGTGCTACGGCACCGTGGATGAACTGAACTCGTTCGTCGGCGCCGCCGCCGTCACGGCTTCGGAGCTGGCCCCTGCCGCGCCCGCGCTCGACGGACTGGTCCGCACGCTCAGGCGCGTCCAGCACGAGCTGTTCAATCTCGGCTCGATCCTTGCAACGACGCCGGAGCGCGTGCACCCCCGGCAGGCGCGGATCACCGAAGCGGACGTCGCCGCTCTGGAGCGCGACATCGACAGCGCCAACGCCGTGCTCGAGCCCCTCCGCAGCTTCGTCCTTCCGGGCGGTTCGCGCCTCTCGGTCGAACTGCACATCTGCCGCACCGTCTGCCGCCGGGCCGAGCGGCTTCTGGTCGCCGCCGCGCGGCAGGAGCGGATCGACCCCGTCAATCTGCGGTATCTGAACCGGCTGAGCGACGCGCTCTTCGTCTGGAGCCGCTGGGCCAACGTGCAGCTGGGCGTGCCGGAGGTCCTATGGTCGCCCAACGAGAGCGCTTCGGCGCAATCGCAGGGCGCCCGGTAG